The following proteins come from a genomic window of Euwallacea fornicatus isolate EFF26 chromosome 9, ASM4011564v1, whole genome shotgun sequence:
- the LOC136341247 gene encoding oocyte zinc finger protein XlCOF6-like yields MSLMEEPIIKSSDIELENFEHICRFCLKDSEKMQNIFSYVLQPGEVSLMNFVHKLTDIKVLQGEFQPNNTCLGCLDSINLSFSFRQMCIASDEFLKKEETRREFRKIEQEALLGEGDLSSETLVNIEQFTALNQDVDSVKCEDDVLQKDLDILSEDSETDSESRNIGKENFYQESEYDKGLVSKCQEKYNCSYCEMKFSNKTKFFIHQNMHDESKPFKCSECFQSFIKGAHLKVHLRSHAKTEDKKFSCITCGKQFIYEYLLKIHAYKHSDVKPFPCTKCDKGCLTADNLKRHMRTHDDNYVRKVYNCQICGKKFSYPSSLAEHMRFHTGEKPHLCSICGKGFRQSGSLHFHQKIHTGFKPFKCGDCSECFKSRSLLKVHMRKHTNERPFVCETCGMAFRQSSDLKSHIRTHTGEKPILCTVCGKWMSTTGQLTVHLRTHTGEKPFKCDFCQKTFATKSVLKRHRRIHTGERPYICIICNKTFNQSSTLKSHSNVHTTKPDKVINTRTIKRNSKRTRKIAPNEVKIEVSEHEEFKSNVPTEFTVILPAPIPSLTCVQEKVVQQKDLL; encoded by the exons ATGAGCCTTATGGAAGAACCAATAATTAAGAGTTCAGATAtagaattagaaaatttcgaaCATATCTGTAGATTCTGCTTAAAAGATTCTGAAAAGATGCAGAATATTTTCAGTTATGTTTTACAACCTGGTGAAGTTTCCCTTATGAATTTTGTTCATAAGTTGACGGATataaag GTCCTGCAAGGTGAATTTCAACCCAACAATACATGCCTGGGTTGCTTGGATTccataaatttatcatttagtTTTCGTCAGATGTGCATAGCCTCTGATGAGTTCCTAAAAAAGGAGGAGACGAGGAgggaatttcgaaaaattgaacaagaagCTTTGCTAGGAGAGGGTGATTTAAGCAGTGAGACGTTAGTAAATATAGAACAATTTACGGCGTTAAACCAAGATGTAGATTCTGTCAAGTGTGAag ATGATGTTCTACAGAAAGACCTGGATATTCTTTCTGAAGATTCTGAGACAGATTCTGAATCACGCAACATAGGCAAAGAGAATTTTTACCAAGAGTCAGAGTATGACAAGGGTCTAGTTAGTAAATGCCAAGAAAAGTACAATTGTTCCTATTGTGAAATGAAGTTtagtaacaaaacaaaattttttattcaccaAAATATGCATGACGAATCTAAGCCGTTCAAATGCTCAGAGTGTTTTCAGAGTTTTATTAAAGGG GCGCACTTAAAAGTACATCTTCGATCACATGCCAAAACGGAGGATAAAAAATTTTCGTGCATCACCTGCGGAAAGCAATTTATTTACGaatacttattaaaaattcatgctTATAAGCACTCGGACGTAAAACCTTTTCCGTGTACCAAGTGCGACAAAG GCTGTCTAACTGCGGATAATCTCAAACGGCACATGAGAACCCATGACGACAATTACGTGAGGAAAGTTTATAATTGCCAAATttgcggaaaaaaattctcttatCCCAGCTCGCTTGCTGAACATATGCGATTTCATACCGGTGAAAAACCGCATCTGTGTTCTATTTGTGGGAAAGGTTTTCGGCAAAGCGGTTCGttacattttcatcaaaaaatccATACAGGATTTAAACCGTTCAAGTGTGGTGACTGCTCGGAGTGTTTTAAGTCAAGAA GTTTGCTAAAAGTTCACAtgcgaaaacacacaaatgaAAGACCATTTGTTTGCGAAACGTGTGGTATGGCATTCCGCCAATCTAGcgatttgaaaagtcacatccGTACCCATACGGGCGAAAAACCGATTTTATGCACTGTCTGTGGAAAGTGGATGAGTAccacag GTCAACTTACAGTTCATTTAAGAACTCATACCGGAGAAAAACCCTTCAAATGCGACTTTTGCCAAAAAACGTTCGCTACAAAATCAGTATTAAAAAGACACAGGAGAATTCATACTGGGGAGAGACCatatatttgtataatttgcaACAAAACTTTCAACCAAAGTTCTACGTTGAAGTCGCATTCAAATGTGCATAC AACCAAGCCAGATAAGGTCATTAATACGCGAACCATAAAACGGAATTCCAAGAGAACTCGTAAAATTGCTCCCAATGAAGTTAAGATAGAAGTTAGTGAACATGAAGAGTTCAAATCTAATGTTCCAACTGAGTTTACTGTGATTTTGCCGGCACCAATTCCTTCGTTAACG TGTGTCCAAGAAAAGGTTGTCCAGCAGAAGGATCTCTTATAA
- the LOC136341250 gene encoding SUN domain-containing protein 2-like isoform X3, protein MHFRIPDVEDLLPAYYYTFNMRYKSRQCRNLYRGIHKHFVAMFIAVTLCVGGYHYYHNIYLPTIINNSVVDEAVCNQRGDAIEVGFHHFKIPEPSPIKFGDNAIDEIQLIKEQVATLYKWRESLIKRITKLQLEQDIKISNAIEDSLEIYEADRLGVMDYAAFYAGGLIKGISKDTEPLPTHRPLSLFKILNVNIYSSPEEIIRPYILPGRCFAFNYYRGTTGTVRIKLGKPISIGRVTLSHASRLLLGMQGMTSAPREFEVHGYTGRDGDPGNSLGKFTYDWLGKPHQTFNVKKTFSNNQIFEEVELAILSNYGKEEFTCVYRFRVHKSDDNENGTSSRDASSQTIPEREKKKSKRCC, encoded by the exons ATGCATTTTCGGATTCCTGACGTAGAAGATCTATTGCCGGCGTACTACTATACTTTCAATATGAGATATAAAAGCAGGCAATGCCGAAATCTTTATAGAG GTATTCACAAGCATTTCGTAGCCATGTTCATTGCGGTAACCCTCTGTGTGGGAGGATACCACT ATTACCACAACATATATCTCCCTACAATAATTAACAACTCGGTGGTAGATGAAGCAGTTTGTAACCAAAGAGGAGATGCTATTGAGGTTGGCTTTCATCACTTTAAAATACCAGAACCAAGTCCTATTAAGTTCGGAGATAACGCTATTGATGAAATTCAGCTAATAAAAGAACAAGTTGCAACTCTTTACAAATGGAG GGAAAGCCTCATTAAGCGCATAACAAAATTGCAACTCGAACAGGATATTAAGATTAGTAATGCCATTGAAGATTCTCTCGAAATCTATGAAGCCGACCGCCTCGGTGTGATGG ACTACGCTGCATTCTACGCAGGAGGCCTGATAAAAGGGATATCAAAAGACACCGAGCCTCTCCCTACTCATAGACCTTTATCGCTATTTAAAATCCTGAATGTGAATATATATAGCAGCCCCGAAGAGATAATACGCCCCTATATTTTACCGGGAAGATGCTTTGCATTCAA ttattatAGAGGAACTACTGGAACGGTGCGAATAAAACTTGGAAAGCCTATAAGTATAGGAAGAGTAACTTTGAGTCATGCCTCAAGGCTACTTCTAGGAATGCAGGGCATGACTAGTGCGCCTAGAGAGTTTGAAGTGCAT ggtTACACTGGACGAGACGGTGATCCAGGGAACTCTCTCGGAAAGTTTACCTATGACTGGTTGGGGAAACCTCACCAAACTTTCAAtgtgaaaaaaactttttcgaaCAACCAAATTTTCGAAGAAGTTGAACTGGCGATTTTAAGTAATTACGGAAAAGAAGAGTTTACTTGTGTGTATAGATTTAGAGTGCACAAAAGTGACGATAACGAAAACGGCACTTCAAGCAGAGATGCATCTAGTCAGACGATACCCGAACGCGAGAAAAAGAAGAGCAAAAGGTGCTGTTAA
- the LOC136341250 gene encoding SUN domain-containing protein 3-like isoform X2, which yields MNSISAILQQTSDGFLIVAMHFRIPDVEDLLPAYYYTFNMRYKSRQCRNLYRGIHKHFVAMFIAVTLCVGGYHYYHNIYLPTIINNSVVDEAVCNQRGDAIEVGFHHFKIPEPSPIKFGDNAIDEIQLIKEQVATLYKWRESLIKRITKLQLEQDIKISNAIEDSLEIYEADRLGVMDYAAFYAGGLIKGISKDTEPLPTHRPLSLFKILNVNIYSSPEEIIRPYILPGRCFAFKGTTGTVRIKLGKPISIGRVTLSHASRLLLGMQGMTSAPREFEVHGYTGRDGDPGNSLGKFTYDWLGKPHQTFNVKKTFSNNQIFEEVELAILSNYGKEEFTCVYRFRVHKSDDNENGTSSRDASSQTIPEREKKKSKRCC from the exons ATGAATTCCATATCAGCAATTTTGCAGCAGACAAGCGACGGCTTTTTGATTGTAGCGATGCATTTTCGGATTCCTGACGTAGAAGATCTATTGCCGGCGTACTACTATACTTTCAATATGAGATATAAAAGCAGGCAATGCCGAAATCTTTATAGAG GTATTCACAAGCATTTCGTAGCCATGTTCATTGCGGTAACCCTCTGTGTGGGAGGATACCACT ATTACCACAACATATATCTCCCTACAATAATTAACAACTCGGTGGTAGATGAAGCAGTTTGTAACCAAAGAGGAGATGCTATTGAGGTTGGCTTTCATCACTTTAAAATACCAGAACCAAGTCCTATTAAGTTCGGAGATAACGCTATTGATGAAATTCAGCTAATAAAAGAACAAGTTGCAACTCTTTACAAATGGAG GGAAAGCCTCATTAAGCGCATAACAAAATTGCAACTCGAACAGGATATTAAGATTAGTAATGCCATTGAAGATTCTCTCGAAATCTATGAAGCCGACCGCCTCGGTGTGATGG ACTACGCTGCATTCTACGCAGGAGGCCTGATAAAAGGGATATCAAAAGACACCGAGCCTCTCCCTACTCATAGACCTTTATCGCTATTTAAAATCCTGAATGTGAATATATATAGCAGCCCCGAAGAGATAATACGCCCCTATATTTTACCGGGAAGATGCTTTGCATTCAA AGGAACTACTGGAACGGTGCGAATAAAACTTGGAAAGCCTATAAGTATAGGAAGAGTAACTTTGAGTCATGCCTCAAGGCTACTTCTAGGAATGCAGGGCATGACTAGTGCGCCTAGAGAGTTTGAAGTGCAT ggtTACACTGGACGAGACGGTGATCCAGGGAACTCTCTCGGAAAGTTTACCTATGACTGGTTGGGGAAACCTCACCAAACTTTCAAtgtgaaaaaaactttttcgaaCAACCAAATTTTCGAAGAAGTTGAACTGGCGATTTTAAGTAATTACGGAAAAGAAGAGTTTACTTGTGTGTATAGATTTAGAGTGCACAAAAGTGACGATAACGAAAACGGCACTTCAAGCAGAGATGCATCTAGTCAGACGATACCCGAACGCGAGAAAAAGAAGAGCAAAAGGTGCTGTTAA
- the LOC136341250 gene encoding SUN domain-containing protein 3-like isoform X1, translated as MNSISAILQQTSDGFLIVAMHFRIPDVEDLLPAYYYTFNMRYKSRQCRNLYRGIHKHFVAMFIAVTLCVGGYHYYHNIYLPTIINNSVVDEAVCNQRGDAIEVGFHHFKIPEPSPIKFGDNAIDEIQLIKEQVATLYKWRESLIKRITKLQLEQDIKISNAIEDSLEIYEADRLGVMDYAAFYAGGLIKGISKDTEPLPTHRPLSLFKILNVNIYSSPEEIIRPYILPGRCFAFNYYRGTTGTVRIKLGKPISIGRVTLSHASRLLLGMQGMTSAPREFEVHGYTGRDGDPGNSLGKFTYDWLGKPHQTFNVKKTFSNNQIFEEVELAILSNYGKEEFTCVYRFRVHKSDDNENGTSSRDASSQTIPEREKKKSKRCC; from the exons ATGAATTCCATATCAGCAATTTTGCAGCAGACAAGCGACGGCTTTTTGATTGTAGCGATGCATTTTCGGATTCCTGACGTAGAAGATCTATTGCCGGCGTACTACTATACTTTCAATATGAGATATAAAAGCAGGCAATGCCGAAATCTTTATAGAG GTATTCACAAGCATTTCGTAGCCATGTTCATTGCGGTAACCCTCTGTGTGGGAGGATACCACT ATTACCACAACATATATCTCCCTACAATAATTAACAACTCGGTGGTAGATGAAGCAGTTTGTAACCAAAGAGGAGATGCTATTGAGGTTGGCTTTCATCACTTTAAAATACCAGAACCAAGTCCTATTAAGTTCGGAGATAACGCTATTGATGAAATTCAGCTAATAAAAGAACAAGTTGCAACTCTTTACAAATGGAG GGAAAGCCTCATTAAGCGCATAACAAAATTGCAACTCGAACAGGATATTAAGATTAGTAATGCCATTGAAGATTCTCTCGAAATCTATGAAGCCGACCGCCTCGGTGTGATGG ACTACGCTGCATTCTACGCAGGAGGCCTGATAAAAGGGATATCAAAAGACACCGAGCCTCTCCCTACTCATAGACCTTTATCGCTATTTAAAATCCTGAATGTGAATATATATAGCAGCCCCGAAGAGATAATACGCCCCTATATTTTACCGGGAAGATGCTTTGCATTCAA ttattatAGAGGAACTACTGGAACGGTGCGAATAAAACTTGGAAAGCCTATAAGTATAGGAAGAGTAACTTTGAGTCATGCCTCAAGGCTACTTCTAGGAATGCAGGGCATGACTAGTGCGCCTAGAGAGTTTGAAGTGCAT ggtTACACTGGACGAGACGGTGATCCAGGGAACTCTCTCGGAAAGTTTACCTATGACTGGTTGGGGAAACCTCACCAAACTTTCAAtgtgaaaaaaactttttcgaaCAACCAAATTTTCGAAGAAGTTGAACTGGCGATTTTAAGTAATTACGGAAAAGAAGAGTTTACTTGTGTGTATAGATTTAGAGTGCACAAAAGTGACGATAACGAAAACGGCACTTCAAGCAGAGATGCATCTAGTCAGACGATACCCGAACGCGAGAAAAAGAAGAGCAAAAGGTGCTGTTAA
- the LOC136341250 gene encoding SUN domain-containing protein 2-like isoform X4 — protein sequence MNGCGEPCLSELLPAYYCVPMQGYQSPTIWRSIHKHFVAMFIAVTLCVGGYHYYHNIYLPTIINNSVVDEAVCNQRGDAIEVGFHHFKIPEPSPIKFGDNAIDEIQLIKEQVATLYKWRESLIKRITKLQLEQDIKISNAIEDSLEIYEADRLGVMDYAAFYAGGLIKGISKDTEPLPTHRPLSLFKILNVNIYSSPEEIIRPYILPGRCFAFNYYRGTTGTVRIKLGKPISIGRVTLSHASRLLLGMQGMTSAPREFEVHGYTGRDGDPGNSLGKFTYDWLGKPHQTFNVKKTFSNNQIFEEVELAILSNYGKEEFTCVYRFRVHKSDDNENGTSSRDASSQTIPEREKKKSKRCC from the exons ATGAACGGGTGTGGTGAACCTTGTCTTTCTGAGTTATTACCAGCTTATTATTGCGTCCCTATGCAAGGATATCAATCCCCTACAATTTGGAGAA GTATTCACAAGCATTTCGTAGCCATGTTCATTGCGGTAACCCTCTGTGTGGGAGGATACCACT ATTACCACAACATATATCTCCCTACAATAATTAACAACTCGGTGGTAGATGAAGCAGTTTGTAACCAAAGAGGAGATGCTATTGAGGTTGGCTTTCATCACTTTAAAATACCAGAACCAAGTCCTATTAAGTTCGGAGATAACGCTATTGATGAAATTCAGCTAATAAAAGAACAAGTTGCAACTCTTTACAAATGGAG GGAAAGCCTCATTAAGCGCATAACAAAATTGCAACTCGAACAGGATATTAAGATTAGTAATGCCATTGAAGATTCTCTCGAAATCTATGAAGCCGACCGCCTCGGTGTGATGG ACTACGCTGCATTCTACGCAGGAGGCCTGATAAAAGGGATATCAAAAGACACCGAGCCTCTCCCTACTCATAGACCTTTATCGCTATTTAAAATCCTGAATGTGAATATATATAGCAGCCCCGAAGAGATAATACGCCCCTATATTTTACCGGGAAGATGCTTTGCATTCAA ttattatAGAGGAACTACTGGAACGGTGCGAATAAAACTTGGAAAGCCTATAAGTATAGGAAGAGTAACTTTGAGTCATGCCTCAAGGCTACTTCTAGGAATGCAGGGCATGACTAGTGCGCCTAGAGAGTTTGAAGTGCAT ggtTACACTGGACGAGACGGTGATCCAGGGAACTCTCTCGGAAAGTTTACCTATGACTGGTTGGGGAAACCTCACCAAACTTTCAAtgtgaaaaaaactttttcgaaCAACCAAATTTTCGAAGAAGTTGAACTGGCGATTTTAAGTAATTACGGAAAAGAAGAGTTTACTTGTGTGTATAGATTTAGAGTGCACAAAAGTGACGATAACGAAAACGGCACTTCAAGCAGAGATGCATCTAGTCAGACGATACCCGAACGCGAGAAAAAGAAGAGCAAAAGGTGCTGTTAA
- the LOC136341250 gene encoding SUN domain-containing protein 3-like isoform X5: protein MNGCGEPCLSELLPAYYCVPMQGYQSPTIWRSIHKHFVAMFIAVTLCVGGYHYYHNIYLPTIINNSVVDEAVCNQRGDAIEVGFHHFKIPEPSPIKFGDNAIDEIQLIKEQVATLYKWRESLIKRITKLQLEQDIKISNAIEDSLEIYEADRLGVMDYAAFYAGGLIKGISKDTEPLPTHRPLSLFKILNVNIYSSPEEIIRPYILPGRCFAFKGTTGTVRIKLGKPISIGRVTLSHASRLLLGMQGMTSAPREFEVHGYTGRDGDPGNSLGKFTYDWLGKPHQTFNVKKTFSNNQIFEEVELAILSNYGKEEFTCVYRFRVHKSDDNENGTSSRDASSQTIPEREKKKSKRCC, encoded by the exons ATGAACGGGTGTGGTGAACCTTGTCTTTCTGAGTTATTACCAGCTTATTATTGCGTCCCTATGCAAGGATATCAATCCCCTACAATTTGGAGAA GTATTCACAAGCATTTCGTAGCCATGTTCATTGCGGTAACCCTCTGTGTGGGAGGATACCACT ATTACCACAACATATATCTCCCTACAATAATTAACAACTCGGTGGTAGATGAAGCAGTTTGTAACCAAAGAGGAGATGCTATTGAGGTTGGCTTTCATCACTTTAAAATACCAGAACCAAGTCCTATTAAGTTCGGAGATAACGCTATTGATGAAATTCAGCTAATAAAAGAACAAGTTGCAACTCTTTACAAATGGAG GGAAAGCCTCATTAAGCGCATAACAAAATTGCAACTCGAACAGGATATTAAGATTAGTAATGCCATTGAAGATTCTCTCGAAATCTATGAAGCCGACCGCCTCGGTGTGATGG ACTACGCTGCATTCTACGCAGGAGGCCTGATAAAAGGGATATCAAAAGACACCGAGCCTCTCCCTACTCATAGACCTTTATCGCTATTTAAAATCCTGAATGTGAATATATATAGCAGCCCCGAAGAGATAATACGCCCCTATATTTTACCGGGAAGATGCTTTGCATTCAA AGGAACTACTGGAACGGTGCGAATAAAACTTGGAAAGCCTATAAGTATAGGAAGAGTAACTTTGAGTCATGCCTCAAGGCTACTTCTAGGAATGCAGGGCATGACTAGTGCGCCTAGAGAGTTTGAAGTGCAT ggtTACACTGGACGAGACGGTGATCCAGGGAACTCTCTCGGAAAGTTTACCTATGACTGGTTGGGGAAACCTCACCAAACTTTCAAtgtgaaaaaaactttttcgaaCAACCAAATTTTCGAAGAAGTTGAACTGGCGATTTTAAGTAATTACGGAAAAGAAGAGTTTACTTGTGTGTATAGATTTAGAGTGCACAAAAGTGACGATAACGAAAACGGCACTTCAAGCAGAGATGCATCTAGTCAGACGATACCCGAACGCGAGAAAAAGAAGAGCAAAAGGTGCTGTTAA